One region of Oncorhynchus nerka isolate Pitt River linkage group LG22, Oner_Uvic_2.0, whole genome shotgun sequence genomic DNA includes:
- the LOC115104732 gene encoding galactosylceramide sulfotransferase-like — MLGIGVRKRRCKSIARRLAVGVLLTSFMVVLHCLSTPAVQQVNQQKVTLALSCSHHLSQTWVHNLTNYSQSRTSLSGECVPTVDIMFMKTHKTASSTLLNIIFRFGEKHGLKFAFPKGRNDFSYPSPFLCSHVKDFQPGVCFNILCNHMRFNGHEVAKLLPADAAYFTILRDPAELFESSFHYYSRAIPLTWGIHGDGKLAEFLREPMNYYTPESYNSFYLKNLLFFDFGFDNNLEPHHPLVERGIQTLSQRFQLVLMAEHFEESLILLKDTLCWTMEDMLFFKLNARKDSSVSRLTPALRAKAREWNGADWRLYQHFNATFWAKVEAYGWTRMEQEVKELRRRNAEMAAMCIEGGGAVEAGLIRDTDLLPWQPVGENSILGYNLRKNIDPKYRELCRKMLTPEIQYLSELGVNLWLTRLWGWLKDTIF; from the exons ATGCTTGGAATTGGTGTGAGGAAAAGACGGTGCAAGTCAATAGCAAGAAGACTGGCTGTAGGAGTTCTATTGACCAGTTTCATGGTGGTATTGCACTGCTTATCTACCCCAGCAGTCCAACAAGTCAATCAACAAAA GGTTACATTGGCTCTGTCGTGTTCTCACCACTTGTCTCAAACATGGGTCCACAATTTGACCAACTACTCTCAAAGCAGAACAAGtctgtcaggggagtgtgtgcCCACAGTGGACATCATGTTCATGAAGACCCACAAGACTGCCagcagcacattactcaacatcATCTTCCGCTTCGGTGAGAAGCACGGTTTAAAGTTTGCCTTTCCTAAAGGTCGCAATGACTTCTCCTACCCATCCCCTTTCCTTTGCTCCCATGTCAAAGACTTCCAGCCTGGGGTATGTTTCAACATCTTATGTAACCACATGCGCTTTAATGGGCATGAGGTGGCAAAGCTCCTCCCAGCAGACGCTGCCTATTTCACCATCCTACGAGACCCGGCAGAGTTGTTTGAGTCATCCTTCCATTATTACAGCCGAGCGATTCCCCTCACCTGGGGGATCCACGGAGATGGCAAACTGGCTGAGTTTCTGCGTGAACCCATGAACTACTACACCCCAGAGAGCTACAACTCATTCTACCTCAAGAACCTGCTCTTCTTTGACTTTGGATTTGATAACAACTTAGAGCCTCACCACCCTCTGGTGGAGAGGGGTATTCAGACCTTGTCCCAACGCTTCCAGCTGGTCCTGATGGCGGAGCATTTTGAGGAGTCTCTCATCCTGCTGAAAGATACACTCTGCTGGACGATGGAAGATATGCTGTTCTTCAAGCTCAATGCCCGCAAGGACTCATCTGTGTCACGACTGACCCCTGCACTAAGGGCCAAGGCCCGGGAGTGGAACGGGGCCGACTGGAGGCTCTACCAGCACTTTAACGCCACATTCTGGGCCAAGGTGGAGGCATACGGGTGGACACGGATGGAGCAGGAAGTGAAGGAGCTGAGGAGGAGGAATGCAGAAATGGCTGCCATGTGCATTGAGGGTGGGGGAGCAGTGGAGGCTGGGCTGATTCGGGACACAGATCTGCTTCCCTGGCAGCCAGTTGGAGAGAACTCCATCCTGGGTTACAATTTAAGGAAAAACATTGACCCCAAATATAGGGAACTCTGTCGGAAAATGCTTACACCTGAAATACAGTACCTATCAGAGCTAGGGGTCAACTTGTGGCTCACAAGATTATGGGGTTGGTTAAAGGATACTATATTCTAG
- the LOC115105846 gene encoding serine/arginine-rich splicing factor 9-like produces the protein MTDGRIYVGNLPMDAQEKDIEDLFFKYGKIRDIELKNNRGTIPFAFVRFDDPRDAEDAVYGRNGYGFGDSKLRVEYPRSSGAKFSGPMGEGGPRGRFGPPTRRSEFRVIVTGLPQTGSWQDLKDHMREAGDVCFADVQRDGEGVVEFVRREDMEYALRRLDGTEFRSHQGETANIRVHGERGASYGRSRSRSRSPRGRGYSPPPYQSRGSPPQRYQSPPRRLVSRHSPPARRHPVPYHSPPPRHYR, from the exons ATGACTGATGGAAGGATCTACGTGGGAAATCTTCCAATGGACGCCCAGGAGAAGGACATAGAGGATCTCTTCTTCAAATATGGAAAAATCCGGGATATCGAACTAAAGAATAACAGGGGAACCATCCCTTTTGCTTTTGTTCGCTTCGATGATCCACG GGATGCGGAAGACGCGGTCTATGGAAGGAATGGATATGGATTCGGAGACTCCAAGCTGCGTGTAGAATACCCTCGCTCCTCTGGCGCCAAATTTAGTGGCCCTATGGGAGAAGGAGGTCCTAGGGGGAGGTTTGGGCCCCCAACTCGGAGATCTGAGTTCCGGGTGATAGTGACTG GCTTGCCCCAAACCGGGAGCTGGCAGGATCTGAAAGACCACATGCGTGAGGCAGGGGATGTTTGTTTCGCCGACGTGCAGCGAGATGGTGAAGGAGTGGTGGAGTTTGTTCGTCGGGAGGACATGGAATACGCCCTGCGCAGACTGGACGGGACTGAGTTCCGTTCCCATCAG GGGGAGACGGCAAATATTCGTGTCCACGGAGAACGTGGCGCCAGTTACGGTCGCTCGCGGTCTCGCTCCAGATCCCCCCGAGGGCGTGGCTACTCACCACCTCCTTACCAAAGCAGAGGGTCCCCTCCACAGCGCTACCAGTCACCCCCACGCCGCCTTGTGTCGCGCCATAGCCCCCCAGCAAGGCGACACCCAGTACCGTACCATAGCCCGCCCCCACGCCACTATCGATAG
- the LOC115105848 gene encoding TP53-regulated inhibitor of apoptosis 1-like, producing MFYAYSVLKMNSVGEGCTDLKREYDQCFNRWFAEKFLKEDRSGDPCTEMFKKYQHCVQKAIKEKNIPIDGVEFMGPNKEKPDS from the exons ATGTTCTATGCGTATTCTGTATTGAAGATGAATAGTGTTGGAGAGGGCTGCACTGACCTAAAACGGGAATATGACCAGTGTTTTAACCGTTGGTTTGCTGAGAAATTCTTGAAGGAAGATCGAAGCGGTGATCCCTGTACCGAAATGTTCAAGAAATATCAGCATTGTGTCCAG AAGGCCATCAAAGAAAAGAACATTCCCATTGATGGTGTAGAATTCATGGGCCCCAATAAAGAGAAACCAGACAGCTGA